The sequence GCGGAGGCGAGGGCTGGCAGCAACAGGGTGGCGAGCAGCAGGAGTCGGGCGGGAGTCAAGGGGCCTCTTGGAGCCAGGGCGGCCGGAATCCGGCAACTGGGTATTGAATCACGCCCTCCCCTTGGAGCAGGAAGGGGCCTCCGAATTGGAGACCTCGATGCTTTCCGCCGCGCTCTTGATTGCCACGTCCCTTCAGGCCCAGACGCCTGCTCCCACCACGCCTGCTCCCTCCGCGCCCCGGGCCGCTCCGGCCACCGAGCCCGCTTCCGCCCCGGCCACCCCGGAGGAGCGTGCCGCCGCTGCCGCCGAGCGCGCCGCTGCCGCCGCCGAGCGCGCCGCCGAGGCCAGCGCCCGCGCCGCCGAGGCCGCCGAGCGCGCCGCCACCGCCGCGGCGAGCCAGCCCGCCGCGCCCGCCGCTCCCGCCGAGGCCGCTGCCGCCTCCCCGAAGAAGGCCGTGTGGGACGTCACGCTGGGCGCGGGCCTCATCTCGCTGACGGGCAACGCCTCCACCTTCACCTTCAGCGGCCTGGCCAGCGGCCAGCGCAAGACGGAGCACTGGATCTACGCCTTCAAGGCGTACGGCTCCTACGGCCGCAGCCGCCCGCCCGAGGTGGAGGGCGAGGAGGCCGTCGCCCAGGTGGTGGCGCTCAACGCGGGTGGGGAGTTGCGCGGCGACCGCCGCTTCACGCAAATCCTCAGCGGCTACGCGCTGGTGGGCTCGGAAATGGACCACGTGAAGAGCGTGGAGTCGCGCACCTTCGGCGAGGGGGGTCTCGGCATCCTCTGGTGGGACGAGAAGACGCCGGAGGGCAAGGAGTCCTACCTGCGCACGGACGCGGCCTTCCGCTACGCGCACGAGACG comes from Pyxidicoccus parkwaysis and encodes:
- a CDS encoding DUF481 domain-containing protein translates to MLSAALLIATSLQAQTPAPTTPAPSAPRAAPATEPASAPATPEERAAAAAERAAAAAERAAEASARAAEAAERAATAAASQPAAPAAPAEAAAASPKKAVWDVTLGAGLISLTGNASTFTFSGLASGQRKTEHWIYAFKAYGSYGRSRPPEVEGEEAVAQVVALNAGGELRGDRRFTQILSGYALVGSEMDHVKSVESRTFGEGGLGILWWDEKTPEGKESYLRTDAAFRYAHETRFQYYPTRLDLPDVDLGGPRFGAVFRYGLSKNVLFKEDVEVLLSVIGDSRVLANSQTQLSVGLTEALSLSASFLVKTDSEPPAGKVSTDTALALSLEVKL